A part of Spodoptera frugiperda isolate SF20-4 chromosome 25, AGI-APGP_CSIRO_Sfru_2.0, whole genome shotgun sequence genomic DNA contains:
- the LOC118266674 gene encoding uncharacterized protein LOC118266674 isoform X1 — translation MADFEQEKTSVRMSKAEPREGNAEPTEGDAKLTQRDAVPTEGDTKPTEGDTKPTEGDTKPTQRDSELTKGDAEPTQRDEHPEEAGDSEAAQGQPEPVKKEFNLETADANELMDEIIRVTHVNYEFMKQRVANPGPIGPNGENMAAEILKKYEEKDALLDLYFDRLKVLLQENTPGLTELQIQERQLAATVKLNNGMILF, via the exons atGAGCAAGGCAGAGCCAAGGGAAGGCAATGCAGAGCCGACGGAAGGCGATGCAAAGCTGACGCAGCGCGATGCAGTGCCGACGGAAGGCGATACAAAGCCGACGGAAGGCGATACAAAGCCGACGGAAGGCGATACAAAGCCGACGCAGCGCGATTCGGAGCTAACGAAAGGCGATGCAGAACCGACACAGCGCGATGAACATCCTGAGGAG GCGGGTGATTCGGAAGCAGCACAAGGCCAACCGGAACCTGTGAAGAAGGAGTTCAATTTAGAAACGGCTGATGCCAAT GAGTTGATGGATGAGATCATTCGCGTCACCCATGTCAATTACGAATTCATGA AACAAAGAGTGGCGAATCCAGGCCCGATTGGTCCGAATGGAGAAAATATGGCTGCAGAAATTCTGAAGAAGTATGAAGAAAAGGATGCGTTACTGGACTTATACTTCGATAGACTGAAGGTGCTGTTGCAGGAAAACACGCCAGGTTTAACAGAGCTGCAAATTCAGGAGCGGCAGCTTGCTGCAACGGTCAAGCTGAACAATggcatgatattattttaa
- the LOC118266674 gene encoding uncharacterized protein LOC118266674 isoform X2, which produces MADFEQEKTSMSKAEPREGNAEPTEGDAKLTQRDAVPTEGDTKPTEGDTKPTEGDTKPTQRDSELTKGDAEPTQRDEHPEEAGDSEAAQGQPEPVKKEFNLETADANELMDEIIRVTHVNYEFMKQRVANPGPIGPNGENMAAEILKKYEEKDALLDLYFDRLKVLLQENTPGLTELQIQERQLAATVKLNNGMILF; this is translated from the exons atGAGCAAGGCAGAGCCAAGGGAAGGCAATGCAGAGCCGACGGAAGGCGATGCAAAGCTGACGCAGCGCGATGCAGTGCCGACGGAAGGCGATACAAAGCCGACGGAAGGCGATACAAAGCCGACGGAAGGCGATACAAAGCCGACGCAGCGCGATTCGGAGCTAACGAAAGGCGATGCAGAACCGACACAGCGCGATGAACATCCTGAGGAG GCGGGTGATTCGGAAGCAGCACAAGGCCAACCGGAACCTGTGAAGAAGGAGTTCAATTTAGAAACGGCTGATGCCAAT GAGTTGATGGATGAGATCATTCGCGTCACCCATGTCAATTACGAATTCATGA AACAAAGAGTGGCGAATCCAGGCCCGATTGGTCCGAATGGAGAAAATATGGCTGCAGAAATTCTGAAGAAGTATGAAGAAAAGGATGCGTTACTGGACTTATACTTCGATAGACTGAAGGTGCTGTTGCAGGAAAACACGCCAGGTTTAACAGAGCTGCAAATTCAGGAGCGGCAGCTTGCTGCAACGGTCAAGCTGAACAATggcatgatattattttaa
- the LOC118266674 gene encoding uncharacterized protein LOC118266674 isoform X3 — MSKAEPREGNAEPTEGDAKLTQRDAVPTEGDTKPTEGDTKPTEGDTKPTQRDSELTKGDAEPTQRDEHPEEAGDSEAAQGQPEPVKKEFNLETADANELMDEIIRVTHVNYEFMKQRVANPGPIGPNGENMAAEILKKYEEKDALLDLYFDRLKVLLQENTPGLTELQIQERQLAATVKLNNGMILF; from the exons atGAGCAAGGCAGAGCCAAGGGAAGGCAATGCAGAGCCGACGGAAGGCGATGCAAAGCTGACGCAGCGCGATGCAGTGCCGACGGAAGGCGATACAAAGCCGACGGAAGGCGATACAAAGCCGACGGAAGGCGATACAAAGCCGACGCAGCGCGATTCGGAGCTAACGAAAGGCGATGCAGAACCGACACAGCGCGATGAACATCCTGAGGAG GCGGGTGATTCGGAAGCAGCACAAGGCCAACCGGAACCTGTGAAGAAGGAGTTCAATTTAGAAACGGCTGATGCCAAT GAGTTGATGGATGAGATCATTCGCGTCACCCATGTCAATTACGAATTCATGA AACAAAGAGTGGCGAATCCAGGCCCGATTGGTCCGAATGGAGAAAATATGGCTGCAGAAATTCTGAAGAAGTATGAAGAAAAGGATGCGTTACTGGACTTATACTTCGATAGACTGAAGGTGCTGTTGCAGGAAAACACGCCAGGTTTAACAGAGCTGCAAATTCAGGAGCGGCAGCTTGCTGCAACGGTCAAGCTGAACAATggcatgatattattttaa